In Gammaproteobacteria bacterium, a genomic segment contains:
- the rtcR gene encoding RNA repair transcriptional activator RtcR: MKTIAISLLGTVLDQRGRGKKRWEKWRPTLSLCQQEDLLIDRMELVFQARYQSLADLVTQDIKQVSPETEVHHHLIELENPWDFEEVYGALHDFAREYPFKRDKEDYLIHITTGTHVAQICLYLLTEAHYLPGRLVQTSPPDRGLSATGRYQIIDLDLSKYDQIASRFFREHKEGTVYLKGGIETKNKEFNRVIAQLEKISINSRDPILLTGPTGAGKSQLAQRVYQLKQQRDQVNGRLVEVNCATLRGENAMSALFGHKKGAFTGAASHRAGLLLEANEGVLFLDEIGELGADEQAMLLRAIEDKNFIPFGSDTPVSSNFQLIAGTNRDLFADSRSGRFREDLLARINLWTYRLPALKERMEDLEVNLDYELERFAQKAGALVSFNKAARKRYLQFAHSDAARWRANFRDLNASVTRMATLADGGRITEDVVQEEIVRLRHDWSAGATPDDPKTVTAGFLDPELHAQLDLFEHIQLAGVVQAVRKSRSMAEAGRQLFDQSRKQKRSSNDSHRLKQFLAKYKLEFEQLHDDA, from the coding sequence ATGAAAACAATCGCCATTAGTTTGCTGGGAACCGTGTTGGATCAACGCGGCCGCGGTAAAAAACGCTGGGAAAAATGGCGCCCCACTCTGTCCCTGTGCCAACAGGAAGACCTGCTCATCGACCGCATGGAACTGGTGTTTCAGGCCCGCTACCAATCCTTGGCAGACCTGGTGACTCAGGACATTAAGCAGGTTTCACCGGAAACGGAAGTGCACCACCATTTAATTGAGCTTGAGAACCCCTGGGATTTCGAGGAAGTGTACGGTGCCTTGCATGACTTCGCGCGGGAATATCCCTTTAAGCGCGATAAAGAAGATTACTTAATTCACATCACCACCGGGACTCATGTGGCGCAAATCTGCCTGTATTTATTAACCGAGGCCCACTATTTGCCGGGTCGATTAGTACAAACCTCCCCACCGGACCGCGGCCTGAGTGCTACCGGCCGTTATCAGATCATCGATTTGGATCTATCCAAATACGATCAAATTGCCTCGCGCTTTTTCCGCGAACACAAAGAAGGTACGGTGTACCTGAAAGGCGGCATTGAAACCAAAAACAAAGAATTCAACCGCGTCATAGCCCAATTGGAAAAAATATCCATCAATTCTCGCGACCCTATTTTGCTGACCGGCCCGACCGGCGCCGGTAAATCACAACTAGCCCAACGCGTGTATCAATTAAAGCAGCAGCGGGACCAGGTCAATGGCCGCTTGGTGGAAGTCAACTGCGCGACCCTGCGTGGTGAAAACGCCATGTCTGCGTTATTTGGACACAAAAAGGGAGCTTTCACCGGCGCCGCCAGTCACAGAGCCGGACTGCTACTGGAAGCCAACGAAGGCGTGTTGTTCTTGGATGAAATCGGCGAACTGGGCGCGGACGAACAAGCCATGTTGTTACGCGCCATTGAAGATAAAAACTTTATTCCCTTTGGGTCCGACACACCGGTGAGCAGTAATTTCCAACTCATTGCCGGCACCAACCGCGATTTGTTTGCCGATAGCCGCAGTGGCCGGTTTCGAGAAGATCTACTGGCACGCATCAACCTCTGGACCTACCGCCTGCCCGCATTAAAAGAGCGCATGGAAGACTTGGAAGTTAACCTGGATTATGAGTTGGAACGCTTTGCCCAAAAAGCCGGGGCCCTGGTGAGCTTTAACAAAGCCGCCCGCAAACGTTATTTGCAATTTGCCCACAGCGACGCCGCCCGTTGGCGCGCCAATTTCCGTGATCTCAACGCCAGCGTCACCCGCATGGCCACCCTGGCCGATGGCGGTCGTATCACCGAAGACGTGGTGCAAGAAGAAATTGTGCGCCTGCGTCACGACTGGTCTGCAGGGGCAACACCCGACGACCCCAAAACGGTGACGGCTGGATTTCTTGATCCGGAATTGCATGCACAACTGGATTTGTTTGAACACATTCAATTGGCCGGTGTTGTACAAGCGGTACGCAAGAGCCGGTCTATGGCGGAAGCCGGACGGCAATTATTCGATCAAAGCCGTAAGCAAAAACGATCCAGTAACGACAGCCATCGCCTCAAGCAGTTTTTAGCCAAGTATAAATTGGAATTTGAACAACTGCACGACGACGCTTAA
- a CDS encoding NAD(P)-dependent alcohol dehydrogenase, with amino-acid sequence MKAAVYSEYGEVDVISIKELDTPTPKDNEVLVKIHATSVNASDWEILRGKPLYARIYGLRKPRFAVLGSDIAGEVVAVGKKVRGFKDGDAVFGDVFESFGGFAEFACVPQQMLLHKPDFISFEQACALPQAAAIAIQCIRDKGQVKSGDKVLIIGAGGGSGSFAIQIAKYFGAHVTGVDNGEKQDTMGALGADRVVDYTREDFTQSAERYDLILDLAAHRSLWQCRRVLKPAGKYYMVGGAMKQVLQLLTLGTVVSLFSKQSIRMLALKSNQGLDFVLQLIESGHIQIPLDRSFPLSDTAAAINHLGQGHVKGKVVITV; translated from the coding sequence ATGAAAGCAGCGGTTTATTCGGAATACGGCGAAGTCGACGTCATTAGCATTAAGGAACTGGACACTCCTACGCCCAAGGACAACGAAGTCCTGGTTAAAATCCACGCCACCTCTGTAAACGCTTCCGACTGGGAAATACTGCGGGGTAAACCGCTATACGCTCGAATCTATGGTCTGAGAAAACCGCGCTTTGCTGTGCTGGGTTCGGATATTGCCGGGGAAGTGGTTGCCGTAGGTAAAAAAGTTCGTGGTTTTAAAGACGGCGATGCAGTATTTGGCGATGTATTCGAATCGTTCGGCGGATTTGCCGAATTCGCCTGCGTGCCCCAACAAATGTTGTTACACAAGCCGGATTTTATTAGCTTTGAACAAGCCTGCGCCCTACCGCAAGCGGCAGCCATTGCGATCCAGTGCATACGCGACAAAGGCCAGGTTAAATCCGGTGATAAAGTGCTCATCATTGGCGCCGGCGGTGGCTCCGGTAGCTTTGCCATTCAAATCGCCAAATATTTCGGCGCCCACGTTACCGGAGTAGACAACGGCGAAAAGCAGGATACCATGGGCGCATTAGGCGCGGACCGGGTGGTTGATTACACCCGGGAAGATTTCACCCAAAGCGCGGAGCGTTATGATTTAATCCTGGATCTGGCAGCTCATCGCTCCTTATGGCAATGTCGGCGTGTACTAAAACCCGCTGGCAAATACTATATGGTGGGTGGTGCCATGAAGCAGGTATTACAACTGCTCACTCTGGGCACAGTGGTTTCCCTATTCAGCAAACAATCCATACGCATGCTGGCCTTGAAATCCAATCAAGGACTGGATTTTGTATTGCAACTAATTGAATCCGGACATATTCAAATACCGCTGGACCGCAGCTTTCCCCTTTCGGATACCGCCGCTGCCATCAACCATCTGGGCCAGGGGCACGTTAAAGGTAAAGTGGTCATTACAGTTTAG
- a CDS encoding DUF5666 domain-containing protein, producing MNIKKLLILCGVLATTVGLWACSDSGNASLSGNSRTIVGVITGFGSVFVNGTEYETSHASITVNGQSSSESDLAVGMPVALNSSADGTVTAINTANELEGIVLNNDMATNSTLNIMGLTVVVDNNTLFESKVAGINSAAAIAPGNIVEVYGFNGDNDQVFATRLEVYAANIIDFLSVHPQGVEVKAALSNLDSTAKTFMIGTLPVSYNDNIVDSGPLVNGQFVEVKSTEGIVNNVLIAGKVEPAIKGVPGTDSGEFETRAKVTRDYDGTSFGIAGVNVIITSATEYRNGASEADLVGGTLLKVEGHFDSNGDVVAKKVELEIETEVSIETEGFVSAVETSDVNIGTVSLESGRSFEVNNLTVMVDNRSIDRQRMFNLSMLAAGDYIKAGLHQNPSTGSELALKLKRDDAP from the coding sequence ATGAATATCAAAAAGTTACTGATTTTATGTGGAGTTTTAGCAACGACTGTGGGGCTGTGGGCTTGCAGTGATTCCGGCAATGCATCCCTGAGTGGCAATTCGCGGACTATTGTTGGTGTGATCACCGGATTTGGCAGTGTGTTTGTCAATGGAACCGAGTACGAAACCTCACATGCCAGCATCACGGTTAATGGCCAAAGTTCCAGCGAATCGGACCTGGCCGTGGGTATGCCGGTAGCTCTCAACAGCTCCGCGGATGGTACCGTCACGGCAATCAACACCGCCAATGAATTGGAAGGGATAGTGTTAAACAATGACATGGCAACTAACAGCACACTCAATATCATGGGCCTGACGGTGGTGGTGGATAACAATACTTTGTTTGAAAGCAAGGTTGCAGGAATTAATAGTGCCGCCGCCATTGCCCCAGGAAATATTGTGGAAGTCTATGGTTTCAATGGCGATAACGACCAAGTATTTGCAACACGCTTAGAGGTATATGCCGCCAATATCATTGATTTCTTAAGCGTTCACCCACAGGGAGTGGAGGTCAAAGCGGCGTTGAGCAACCTGGATTCCACCGCCAAAACCTTTATGATCGGCACACTGCCGGTGAGCTACAACGACAACATCGTAGACAGCGGCCCTTTGGTTAACGGTCAGTTTGTCGAAGTGAAAAGCACGGAAGGGATAGTTAATAATGTGCTTATTGCCGGCAAAGTGGAACCCGCGATCAAAGGTGTACCCGGCACCGACTCAGGTGAATTTGAAACCCGCGCCAAAGTTACCCGCGACTATGATGGCACCAGCTTTGGTATCGCCGGTGTGAATGTGATAATCACATCCGCTACGGAGTATAGAAACGGTGCCTCCGAGGCGGATTTGGTTGGCGGAACCTTGCTCAAAGTAGAAGGTCATTTTGACAGCAACGGTGATGTCGTAGCCAAAAAAGTGGAACTGGAAATCGAAACAGAAGTAAGCATTGAAACGGAAGGTTTTGTAAGCGCCGTAGAAACCAGTGACGTCAACATCGGCACAGTAAGCTTGGAAAGTGGTCGCAGCTTTGAAGTGAACAACCTGACGGTCATGGTGGACAACCGCAGCATCGACCGACAACGCATGTTCAACTTGTCTATGCTTGCCGCAGGAGATTACATCAAAGCCGGCCTGCATCAGAACCCAAGCACTGGCTCAGAGCTGGCACTCAAATTAAAACGGGATGACGCTCCTTAG